The Agrobacterium larrymoorei sequence CCTTTGTTGCGGTGGCAGAGGGATCTTCTGTGCTCTCTGCGGCCGCCTTCTCGTTGCGCGCCTGCGCCCGGGCCAGTTCTTCCATCAGCTTTTCGGCGGCCTTTGCGCGTTCCGCAGCCTGGCGGGCGGCCTCCCTTGCGGCTTCCCGCTTCTGCATAATGGTTTGTTCGCGTTGCTTGCCGTCTGAGGCCCGACGCGCCTGGTCGTAGAAACCGCGCTTCTTTGGATCCTTCAGCAGATCGTAGGCCTGTCCAATCTCGGTGAAGCGTGCGGTGGCATCCGGATCATCGCGATTGTGATCGGGATGAACGGTCTTCGCCTTGGAACGCCAGGCGGCCTTTATCTCGTCCGAATCGGCATCGTGCTTGACGCCGAGAATTGAATAGGGATCACGCATCCGAACCACCAGTTACGCCCGAAACTGCTGCCGCTTGTCGAAGCGGCCTGAAACAGAAGAAACTCAGACCTGAACGTGCCAACCTTCGAAAATGTTGCACGATCAGTGTCTTGAACTGGATAGGACTGTGGCAAGAAGTTGCTAATCAGACCTTTACAGACGCGTTACTGAGCGCGTCGCCGGTCTGATCTCTGAGGATAGGGTAAATGTTTTACTTCTGGTCGAAGCGGGTCATCAGCCATTCGCCTGTCTCGGAAAGGCACGCTTGACCCGTATAGCTGGCCACGCCTTCAAAGGAATGGCGCGTGGTGTTGAAGTTGCGGCAGACGAAGCCGGTGCTTCTGTCTTCGCTGATCGCGGTTACGACGCCAGCGCTGCCGGTTGCAGCATTCGCCCATGGAACGGGGGAATCGGCAACTTTCACCAGGTCGGCAGACGTGACAGCATTGCGAATGGTGGCATCATCGGAGAGCACGGGCTGGGTCGGCTGGTTTGGCACGGACGCCGTGGAGAGCGAGCGGTCGACTTTTTCGCCGCCGAAAAGATCAAGACTGACACAGCCTGTCAGTGCAACGGCCATAAAGCCGGCGGCAAAAACATTGACGACCGATGACAGGAAGCTCTTTGTGCGACTGTTCGACTTTGCTATGACGATCACCATCTCTTACCCAGAACTCATCTCTGGTACGCAAATCAGCTTTGGAGCATTTTATTCAATATGTCGGAAACGGGGTTAACATCTAGTGACTTCACGGAAGAAAATGAACCATTCGCGCTTTTCGCTGAATGGTTGCGTGATGCAACCGCGTCCGAGATAAATGATCCAAACGCGGTGGCGCTGGCCTCCGTGGACGAGGACGGAATGCCGAGCGTGCGCATGGTGCTGTTGAAAGCGGCGGATGAACGCGGCTTTGTGATCTACACGAATTTCGAGAGCCGCAAGGGTCGCGAGCTTCTTGGACAGCAGAAGGCCGGCTTGTGCTTCCATTGGAAAAGCCTCCGACGACAGGTCCGCATTCGAGGTTTGGTGGAGATCGTCTCGGACGAAGAGGCAGATGAATATTATGCCTCACGCCCCCGTGGCAGCCGTATCGGTGCCTGGGCCTCCAAGCAGTCCCGACCGCTGGAAAGTCGCTTCGCGCTTGAAAAGGCCGTGGCGGAATACACCGCCAAATATGCGTTGGGTGATATTCCGCGTCCCCCATATTGGTCGGGCTTCCGCATCAATCCGCTGACCATCGAATTCTGGCACGACCGGAAATTCCGTCTCCACGACCGCGTGGAATTCCGGCGGGAAACCACTGACGCCGCATGGGCGAAGGTCCGCATGTACCCGTAAAGCGCCGTGCGTCCCATTGGACGCACAAAGGACGCTTTACCTTTTTGAAGCGACGCATCGTGCTTTCCGAAAATCGAGTCCGATTTCGGGCGGATGCCGTAAGCGGGATGGCCGTCGACAGCGGCGGCCGAATCGTGATCAGTATTCGTGTGAACGAAGAGGGAACACGATGCTGGCCGACTTGATGCAAAAATTCGAAAAAGCTTCGGCGTCCTATGCCGCATCAAACAGTATTGAGCGCGATCCGGACTGGTTCATGCTGAAGCTGCAGGAAGAGGTTGGCGAGGTAACGCAAGCGTGGAACCGCTTGACGGCGCGCGGTCGGGCAAAGGGCAAAACGGCAGAAGAGATGAGGCAGGACCTTTCGGACGAGCTGGCAGACCTGTTCGGCCACGTTCTTCTGCTTGCCCATCACAACCAGCTTGATCTCATCGGTTCGATCCAACGCAAATGGCGCTTCGATCCAGCCGCCTCGGATTAGCCACGCGTCGGTTCCGCGCGCAGCAATGCAGCGACGTCCGAGAGACTATGGCAGATCGCAACGCATTTCTCCCGCATTCGCTCGGTCGCAGGCGCTACATCCGGCACCATCACCGTCATCATCCCCGCAGAGGAAGCGGATTGAACGCCATGATAGGAATCCTCCAGCGCCATGCATTGTGCGGGATCGACGCAGAGACGGTTGGCGGCAGATAAGATACGGCATGGGTGAAGGCTTGGGCTCGGTATAATCCTCGCGCGCCACGATGTGATCGAAGCGCCCGAGGAGGTTGTGAGGTCCGAGGTGTCGATCGACGGATTCGTGCCGGGATGAGGTGGCGATGGCGCGCGGCAGCTTCAGATCGTCCAGCAGGTCGAGCATCTCCACAACGCCAGTCTTGATCTGCACGCCCCCTGCCATGCTGATCGCCAGGTGGCGTAGCCATGCGTCGCGAAACGCATCCATGGGGAAATCCGCACCATTCTCGGCAATGATGGTTCCGCTGATCACATCCCACGGACTGCCGCAGACACGTTGGTAAAGCTCGACAGGCAAGTTGTGCCCGCCCTCTTGCGATGCCGCAAGAAAGGAGTCGCGGTAAAGCGTCTCGCTGTCGATCAGGAGGCCATCCATATCGAAGATGACCGCTTTCGGCATGTGCGGTAATGTCATGTCCATGCCTTACTCGAACCGAAAGACGCGTTCGCCGAGGCTCTCGAAAGGGCGAATGAGATAGCCATCCGGGTCGGCAACGACGAACTGCCGGTTGCCTACCTCAGTCTCTCCTTTGCGATACCATTTCTCTTCGAGCGGGAGAAAGAGCGGAACGCGTGCAAGCTCCAACCTGTCAAGGATGAGCTGGAGGGAGGGAACGGCCAGTTGCAGGTTCATGCCGCGGCCGAAGGGATAGCTGATCGGCGCATTCTCCTGCTCGAAGGTACGTCCAGCACCGATCTGGTCGATCATCAATTGCGCGTCGCCGAGCGCCAGATAGGTGAAACCTTCTTCCGGGCGCTCATAGACGACATGAAAGCCGATCAGGTCACAATAGAATGTGCGGCTCTTGTGCCAGTCGCTGACGGCAAGTTCGGGAACGAGTGCATTGGAAACGAAGGTCATCTTTTCCTGATCAATGGGGAAGGGGTGTTTATCGTGCGGATGAGGGCGGGATTTCGGTGTTCAGCGTCTTATGAATGAAGTCGGACTTGGCCTGCGTATAGGCATCGCCGTCATGCTTGTATGTCTTGGCGAGCACCATCTTAAGCGTCGCATAGTCATTGGCAAGAGAGGGGTTCTGGCGAAGGATGTCACGGAAACGCATTCTATTCTGGTGGGTCTTGCTGCCCGGCGGGCAAAGATAAACGCGAAGACCCGGCAACGGATCCCGAACCATGAAAGCAAACACGCCGTCACCATGGCGCGATCCGCGTGGCTCAAAGCCAGCGGCTTCCATGCGTGACCTGGCATCGTCCATGCAGCTGGAATGCTTCAGGACGACATCGATATCGATATAAGGCTTGGCGGGAAGATTGGCGACGGATGTACTGCCGACATGCTCGATGTTTTCGATCATGCCGCTCAACAACAGGACCAGACGGTCTTGAGTATCGAGATAGAGACACGGCCAGTCAGGATCGTAGGCAACGATCTCGACGAGCGTTGCCATCCGCCCACCTCAAGCCCTGGTGCCGCCGACCGTGATCTGGTCCATGCGCAGATGCGGCTGGCCGACGCCGACTGGTACCCACTGGCCTGCCTTGCCGCAATTGCCAATGCCCGTGTCGAGCTTCATGTCGTTGCCGATCATGGTCACACGCTTCATCGCGTCCGGTCCGTTGCCAATCAGCATGGCACCCTTGACGGGTGCGCCGATCTTGCCGTTCTCGATGAGATAGGCTTCCGTGCAGCCAAAGACGAATTTGCCCGAAGTGATGTCCACCTGACCGCCGCCGAAGGAAACGGCGTAGATTCCCTTCTTGACCGACGCGATGATCTCTTCCGGCGTCTTGTCGCCGCCGAGCATATAGGTGTTGGTCATGCGCGGCATGGGAACGTGGGAATAGCCCTGACGGCGTCCGTTGCCCGTTGCCGTCATACCCATCAGCCGGGCATTCTGCCGGTCCTGCATATAGCCGACCAGCTTGCCGTTTTCGATCAGTACATTGTAGCCGGACGGCGTGCCCTCGTCGTCCACCGTCAGCGAGCCGCGGCGGTTGTCGATGGTGCCATCATCCACCACCGTGACGCCGGGTGCGGCCACCATTTCACCAAGCAGTCCCGCAAAGGCAGATGTTTTCTTGCGATTGAAATCGCCCTCGAGACCATGTCCGACGGCTTCATGCAGCATGACGCCAGGCCAGCCGGAGCCGAGCACGACATCCATCGTACCAGCAGGCGCATCGATCGCTGTGAGATTGACCAGCGCCTGACGCAATGCTTCGTCGGCACCTCGCTGCCAGCTCTCGGTTTTGATGAAATCGCCGAAGCCGACGCGTCCACCAATGCCGTAAGAGCCGGTCTCCTGGCGATCGCCTTCACCGGCTACGACGGAAATATTGATGCGCGTCATCGGACGGATATCGCTGACGCGGTGGCCATCGGCGCGAAGAATATCGACGATCTGCCAACTCGCAGCGATCGACGCAGTCACCTGACGAACTTTCGGATCCTTGTCCCGCAGATAGCTGTCGATTTCGGTCAGAAGCTTCACCTTTTCCTCGAAGGAGGGTGAGCCGATGGGGTTCTCGTCACCATAGAGCTTCTTGTTGGTCCGCTGAGGTGCCGCCGCGTAAGAGCCGGAGTAGCCCTTGGTGACTGCGCCGACAGCATCGGCCGCGCGTTGCAATGCCGCAGTCGAAAGTTCACCCGCATGGGCGTAGCCAACGGTTTCGCCAGCGACCGCACGAAGGCCGAAGCCCTGATCGGTATTGAAGCTGCCACCCTTCAGGCGACCATTGTCGAAGGTCAGCGATTCCGCCTGGGCGTGTTCGACGAAGAGTTCGCCGTCATCGGCACCGGCAAGCGCGTCTGCCACGCGGCTCCGCAACGTCCCCTCATCGCAATCGAAAAGCGTCAGAAGGTCTTGGGTCATCGCGTACTCCAGGCGTCAGCATCCATCATCTGTTCATGTGAGATTTAGGTGCTGGAATGTGGCGGCGCAAGCCGCCTCACAGGTCTGTTGAGGAATTGTCAATCGGTAGCATCGCGGCGCGCTGCCGGCCCACATAGCTCAGGGAAGAGCGTCATAGCCTTCAGCAAAGCCACTGAGTTCGATCGGAATACCGACACGATCCTGATCGACCGATTCACGCAATGCGAACACCGCATGCTTTCCCGCGCGCAAAACCTTCATCAACTCGTCATCGATATCGACTTCCACATAGCAGCCCTCGGAGAAGCAGCGGGTGAAATAGGCGCGGCCGATATTGTTGTTGTCGATATAAAGTTCCATTCCATCCTTCAGCAGCACGCCGAGCGGTGCGAGGATGCGAAGGATGCGGGATTTGCGGTCAGCGGTCTTCAGCACCACGACGGAAAGGCCAACTTCCGGGCGATCGTCGGCAATGACGTTCTGCATCAATGCGCATTGCTCTTCGGACGCGCCAGCGGGCTTGTCGCAGATGACCGACCATGAGCCGTGTGTGGACTTCGGCGTACCAGGCGGTTGCTGGGCGACGCTCGCGCCGGACGCGAGAAGAGAGAAACCGGCGGCGACAAGAGCGGCGCGCGCAATCGGGGGCAGACGCATGGATACCTCTGGAATTCGAATCAGTGCGCTATTTTGACTTCCGATACGGGAAATGAAAGAGCTGGCTTCCTCATTTCCAAGTGAGTACGGCCAAAATAGGACCTGCCACAGCTTAAATCCGTTGCAGCTTCAGCAATGGCGAGCACCATTTGTCATGTTTGGAGATCGTTACAGCGAAGGGTGAGCGGGAAGAATTTGGGGAAGAAAAATGCCTCTCTCCGAAAGCTGGGCGATATTGCGGCAGTGGACAAACTATGATTTGAGTCTAAGCTATAAGCATGGATTCTGTGCCTGGGATTGATCATGACCAGGTGCGTGAGGGAGAGGTACCGTGATTACTAGGATTAACGCAGCGTTAGCGGGCATGATCTGTCTGCTCTCGGCTGTCGGCGCCCGCGCTGACCAGCCGAAAGAGTGGCAGATGGGATTGCAGGAGGCCGCAACGCCAATCATGCACGAAATTCGGTGGTTTGAACAATATACGCTGTGGTTCATTGTTCCCGTCACGCTTTTCGTTCTCGTCCTGCTCATTCTTGTTGTCGCGAAGTTCAAGGCATCCAAGAATCCGGTACCGTCCAAGACCAGCCATAATACGGCGATCGAAATCATCTGGACGCTGGCTCCCGTCCTCATTCTTCTTTTCCTGGCATTCCCGTCCTTCAACCTGCTCAATGCGCAGTTGACGCAGCCGGAAAATCCGGACCTGACATTGAAGGCAACCGCCACGCAGTGGCAGTGGAATTATGAATACCAGGCAGCGGAAGGCTCCGAGCCTCTCGCGTTCGACAGCTACCTGCTGAAGGACGCCGACCGCGCTGCTGCCGGCAAGGAAAACCGCGCGATCTATCCGCGCCTTCTCGCCGTGGACAATGAAATGGTCGTTCCGGTGAACAAGACCGTTCGTCTTCTCGTCACCGCCGCGCCGACGGACGTGATCCATGCATTCGCGATGCCGGCCTTTGGCGTCAAGATCGATGCCGTTCCAGGCCGTCTGAATGAAACTTGGTTCAAGACTGAGAAAGAAGGACTTTACTACGGTCAGTGTTCCGAGCTTTGCGGCAAGGATCACGCCTTCATGCCAATTGCCATACGGGTGGTTTCCGAAGAGCAATATAAAACCTGGGCTGCCGCCGCTGCTTCTGACTTGAGCGGTGCCAACCGGGCGCTGATGGCTTCTGTGGATGGCGCAAGCGCCCTTCGCGTCGCTTCAAATGAAACCAACTAAGGCAAGGGGTGAGGACAATGGCTGGACATTCCGCACACGACGACCATCACTCTCATGCTCGTGCCGCCCATGAGACCCATGGCGACGATCACGCACATCACGATCATACGCCGAGTTTCGCGCAGCGCTGGTTCTTCTCGACCAACCACAAGGATATCGGCACGCTCTATCTGATCTTCGCGATCATTGCGGGCATCATCGGCGGCGGCCTCTCGGTCGTCATGCGTATGGAACTGCAAGAGCCTGGCATCCAGATCTTCCACGGTCTGGCAACCATGGTCTATGGCTTCGAAGGCGACGCTGCCATCGATGGCGGCAAGCACATGTACAATGTATTCACCACCGCGCATGCGCTGATCATGATCTTCTTCATGGTCATGCCGGCCATGATCGGCGGTTTCGCCAACTGGATGGTACCGATCATGATCGGCGCGCCGGACATGGCCTTTCCACGCCTCAACAACATCTCCTTCTGGCTGCTCGTGCCTGCCTTCATCCTGCTTCTTCTTTCGCTCTTCGTCGAAGGTCCGGCAGGTGCCTATGGTGTGGGTGGCGGCTGGACGATGTATCCACCGCTGTCAACGAGCGGTATGCCGGGGCCAGCGGTCGATCTGGCGATCTTCGCGCTCCACGTGGCCGGTGCATCCTCGATCCTCGGTGCGATCAACTTCATCACCACGATCCTAAATATGCGCGCGCCGGGCATGACGCTTCACAAGATGCCGCTCTTTGCCTGGTCCGTGCTCGTCACTGCCTTCCTTCTGCTTCTGTCGCTTCCGGTTCTGGCAGGCGGCATCACCATGCTTCTGACGGATCGTAACTTCGGCACCACCTTCTTCTCTCCTGAAGGCGGCGGAGACCCGATCCTCTACCAGCACCTGTTCTGGTTCTTCGGTCACCCGGAAGTGTATATTCTGATCCTGCCTGGCTTTGGCATCATCAGCCACATCGTATCGACCTTCTCGCTGAAGCCGATCTTCGGTTACCTCGGCATGGCCTATGCCATGGTCGCGATCGGTGCCGTCGGCTTCATCGTGTGGGCACACCACATGTACACTGTGGGTCTGTCGCTCGAAGCGCAGCGCTACTTCGTTTTCGCAACCATGGTGATTGCGGTGCCGACCGGCATCAAGATCTTCTCCTGGATCGCGACGATGTGGGGCGGTTCGCTGACCTTCACGACGCCGATGATCTGGGCGATCGGCTTCATCTTCCTCTTCACGGTGGGTGGTGTTACGGGCGTTCAGCTCGCCAATGCTGGCCTCGACCGTTCGCTTCACGACACCTACTACGTTGTGGCCCACTTCCACTACGTTCTGTCGCTCGGCGCCGTCTTTGCGATCTTTGCCGGCTGGTACTACTGGTTCCCGAAGATCACCGGCTACATGTACAATCAGAAGATCGGCAACCTGCACTTCTGGGTCATGTTTGTCGGCGTCAACCTGATCTTCTTCCCGCAGCACTTCCTCGGTCTGGCCGGCATGCCGCGCCGTTACATCGATTATCCGGATGCCTATGCGGGCTGGAACATGGTATCGTCCTACGGTTCCTATATCTCGGCGGTTGCTGTCCTGATCTTCCTCTTCGGCGTCTGGGAAGCCTTCGCCAAGAAGCGCATCGCTGGCGACAATCCTTGGGGTCCGGGTGCCACCACGCTGGAATGGCAGCTGTCGTCTCCGCCGCCTTACCACCAGTGGGAGCAGCTTCCGCGCATTCGCTGAGGCATTTTGTCCGAGCGTTTTGTCCGGCGTAACATGATAGATGTCAGTTTTACGCCGGACGAAATGAGATAGGGCGCCGCATTGCGATGGGGCGTCTTTCGGGAAAGCAGGAAATAATGACCGTTATTGACAATCGCGACACGCTGGCAATCGACTCCGCTTCGCTTTCGGAAGCTGGCGCGCGTGATTATTTTGAGCTCTTGAAGCCCCGTGTCATGTCGCTGGTGGTGTTCACGGCCTTTACCGGGCTCATTCTGGCGCCCGGAGAGATCAATCCGATCCTGGGCCTGATCGCGATCCTCTGCATTGCCGTCGGGGCAGGGGCCTCCGGCGCTCTGAACATGTGGTACGATGCCGATATCGATGCGGTCATGTCCCGCACGGCCAAGCGTCCCATCCCATCCGGCCGGGTCGCACCGGGTGAGGCGCTGGCCTTCGGACTGACGCTTTCGGTGTTTTCGGTTGCCATTCTGGGTCTCGCGGTCAACTGGTTTGCGGCCGGTCTTCTCGCCTTTACCATCTTCTTTTATGCTGTCGTCTATACGATGTGGCTCAAGCGATCGACGCCGCAAAACATCGTTATCGGCGGTGCGTCAGGTGCCTTTCCGCCCATGATCGGCTGGGCCTGTGTGACCGGCAATGTCTCCCTCGACAGCACGATCCTGTTTCTGATCATCTTTCTCTGGACGCCCGCGCATTTCTGGGCCTTGGCGCTCTTCAAGATGCGCGACTACGGCTCTGTCGGCATTCCGATGATGCCGAACGTCGCCGGTGAACGCTCGACCAAGAATCAGATGATCGTCTATGCCGTACTGACCATGGCGGTCGCCGTGGCCCCCTATTTTTCCGGTCTCGCTGGATTGGGATATGGTATTTTCGCTGCGGTACTGAGCGTCATCTTCGTCTACTGTTCCATCTCCGTTCGGCGCATGCCGGATGGCGATGAAAAGATGATGCCGGCAAAGAAGATGTTCGCCTACTCGGTGTTCTACCTGTTTGCGATTTTCTCCGCGCTTTTGGCCGATCACCTCGTGCCGTCCTTTGTAACGATGTTTGGAGGTGCGGCGTGATCGAGACCGTCAAGCTCAACGAAGCGCAGAAGAGGTCGAGGCGCGGGCGCAACGTCGCACTCGGCCTAACACTCGCGGCTCTGGTGGTGCTGTTCTACATCATCACCATCATCAAGATCGGCGGTCATTGATCGCACGATATTCGGGAGGAGGGAGACATGGGAGCAGATCAAAAGACGACGGGAAATAGAAAGACGAGCAACGGCTCGATCCTTGTGCTTTGCCTCGTCTTCGTTTGCGGCATGGTCGGCATGGCCTATGCCTCTGTGCCTCTCTATCGCCTGTTCTGCCAGGTCACCGGCTATAACGGCACCACCCAGCGCGTCGAGCAATATTCCGATGTCGTTCTCGACAAAACGATGAAGGTGACCTTCGATTCGAATACCTCCAACGGGCTGAACTGGGACTTTCGTCCGGTAAACAAGATGGTCGAACCGAGGATCGGCGAGACGATTCAGGTGACCTTCAAGGCGACCAACCGTTCGCCGGTAGCAACCACAGGCACGGCGGTCTTCAACGTGACGCCGATGGAGGCTGGTGCCTATTTCAACAAGGTACAGTGTTTCTGCTTCACTGAGACGACGCTTCAGCCAGGAGAGACGCTGGAGATGCCGGTCGTGTTCTTTATTGATCCAGACATCGTCAAGGCCCGGGAAACGAAGAACATTCATACATTGACCTTGTCCTATACGTTTTATCCGTCAAAAGCGGAAAAACCGGTTGCGTCCTTACCGGCAAAGACTGAACGTGACGAAACGAGACTGTGAGAGGGAGGCGTGGTCGCAAGATCGCGCCATGGAATGAACCGGTTGCCTGATATCTACTCAGCGAGGCGGGTTCAGCGAGATAGGGAAGAGCCTTCGGGGATTGATCACATGGCAGATACGCACCAGAAAAACCACGACTACCATATCATAAGCCCGAGCCCATGGCCGCTTCTGGCATCGATCGGCGCGTTCGTGCTGACCTTTGGCGGCATCTGCTACATGCGCTATCTGAATGGTGGCTCCTTCAAGCTGTTCGGGCTTGAGCTTGCCAATCCTTGGCTGTTCTATATCGGCCTCGTCATCGTTCTTTACACCATGTACGCGTGGTGGGCGGATACGATCAAGGAAGGTGATGAGGGGAACCACACACCGGTCGTAGCACTGCATTTGCGCTATGGCATGATCATGTTCATCGCGTCGGAAGTCATGTTCTTCGTGGCATGGTTCTGGGCTTACTTTGATGCGAGCCTCTATCCTCATGAGGCCATTCAAGCGTCGCGTCTTGCCTATACGGGCGGTCAATGGCCGCCAAAGGGTATCGAGGTGATCGACCCTTGGCATCTGCCGCTCTACAACACGGTTATCCTGCTGCTGTCTGGCACCTGCGTCACCTGGGCACATCACGCGCTGCTGCACAATGACCGCAAGGGCATGATTACCGGCCTGGCTTTGACGGTTGCGCTTGGCGTGCTTTTCTCTGCCGTGCAGTTCTACGAGTATGTCCACGCACCGTTCGATTTCAAGAATTCCATCTACGGCGCGACATTCTTCATGGCTACGGGCTTCCATGGTTTCCACGTCTTCGTTGGAACCATCTTTCTCTTGGTCTGCCTGTTCCGCGCTATCGCTGGCGGTTTCACGCCGAAGCATCATTTCGGCTTCGAAGCAGCGGCCTGGTACTGGCACTTCGTTGACGTCGTCTGGCTTTTCCTCTTCTTCGCCATTTACATCTGGGGCGGTTGGGGCGCGCCTCTAGCGGAGACTGGCCACTGACCAGGCTTGCAAAGGGCGGTGCGTTACCGCCCTGCGCCGGATGGCGAGGGCAAGTGTCGCCTCATCTAGCGGCGGTATAAGCGCGGCGTGTGGCCGCGCTTGTTGATCTGAAGAGGCCGGAGGAGCCATGAGAGAGACTACAGGCGAATTCCCTCCCGTCGATCCCATCAAAGTCGGTTTGCAAGGCTGCTGCCCGCGCTGTGGC is a genomic window containing:
- a CDS encoding cytochrome c oxidase subunit 3; the protein is MADTHQKNHDYHIISPSPWPLLASIGAFVLTFGGICYMRYLNGGSFKLFGLELANPWLFYIGLVIVLYTMYAWWADTIKEGDEGNHTPVVALHLRYGMIMFIASEVMFFVAWFWAYFDASLYPHEAIQASRLAYTGGQWPPKGIEVIDPWHLPLYNTVILLLSGTCVTWAHHALLHNDRKGMITGLALTVALGVLFSAVQFYEYVHAPFDFKNSIYGATFFMATGFHGFHVFVGTIFLLVCLFRAIAGGFTPKHHFGFEAAAWYWHFVDVVWLFLFFAIYIWGGWGAPLAETGH